A window of Burkholderiales bacterium contains these coding sequences:
- a CDS encoding GntR family transcriptional regulator — translation MPSLTRLQQKVTREIVAIARRENWPAGHRLAKIPLAAELNTSHNPVEAALAHLAEIGVARHEPDRGYFLAHDANELGVLADKLVAAEDPLYLKIADARLAHRLPDTVTETELARLFKTTTAAIRRTLLRVQQEGWVERRTGQGWSFLPLIDSQEAYEESYEMRRALEPAAIVSPKFQPDRAELTALQRQQAFIAESGYATMTPIELWDLNARFHESIARWSGNRFIHQTVRRLNQLRRLVEYKQASAGPREPRQDQARQHLEILRLIELGDYVGAAALVRDHLQGARDTKVRPSVFG, via the coding sequence ATGCCCTCGCTAACGCGCCTCCAGCAGAAGGTCACCCGCGAAATCGTCGCCATCGCTCGCCGCGAGAACTGGCCGGCCGGCCATCGCTTGGCAAAGATCCCCTTGGCTGCGGAGCTGAATACATCGCACAACCCGGTCGAGGCTGCGTTGGCGCATCTGGCCGAGATCGGCGTTGCCCGGCACGAGCCCGACCGCGGCTACTTCCTCGCGCACGACGCTAACGAGCTCGGGGTCTTGGCCGACAAGCTCGTCGCAGCCGAGGACCCGCTGTATCTGAAGATCGCGGATGCGCGCCTCGCCCACCGCCTTCCCGACACGGTCACTGAAACCGAGCTGGCACGCCTCTTCAAGACCACGACGGCTGCCATCCGGCGCACGTTGCTACGCGTGCAACAGGAAGGCTGGGTTGAGCGCCGCACGGGTCAGGGATGGAGCTTCCTCCCGCTTATCGATTCGCAGGAAGCCTATGAGGAAAGTTATGAAATGCGCCGGGCTCTTGAGCCGGCAGCGATTGTGAGTCCGAAGTTTCAACCCGATCGCGCCGAGCTGACGGCGCTCCAGCGCCAGCAGGCGTTCATTGCCGAATCGGGCTACGCAACGATGACGCCGATCGAGTTGTGGGACCTCAACGCGCGTTTTCATGAATCAATTGCGCGCTGGTCGGGTAATCGCTTTATCCATCAGACGGTGCGGCGTCTCAACCAGCTGCGGCGTCTCGTCGAATACAAGCAGGCCTCCGCCGGGCCGCGCGAGCCCCGACAGGACCAGGCGCGGCAGCATCTCGAGATCCTTCGGCTCATCGAGCTCGGGGACTATGTCGGCGCTGCGGCCCTCGTGCGTGACCATCTCCAAGGCGCCCGCGACACGAAAGTGCGTCCGTCGGTTTTCGGCTGA
- a CDS encoding TolC family protein: MVLLTACASFSPDNGFDSVKNAVNQRTSAEPRWARTDAERGEVRQAVTSLLGQPLTADAAVQIALMNNRGLQATYSDLGIAEADLVQAGRLPNPRFAFERLVRGDELEIGRAFIVNVLSLLTMPARTQIEQRRFAVAKTRVAGEAARVAADTRRAWYSAVAAQEGVKYMQQVKDAAEASAELAQRMARAGNFSKLDQAREQVFYAETTAQLARVSQAAVAERENLTRLMGLWGEHIRFTLPERLPDLPKAPQQLEQAESDALRQRLDVQAAMQEAESVASSLGLTRVTGFISLLEVGYQHNSETGKPPQKGFEVELRLPIFDTGNARVVRAQHTYMQAVERAAELAVRARSEVREATNGYRTTYDLARHYRDEIVPLRKRISDENVLRYNGMLISVFELLADARQQVASVNAYIEALRDFWIADANLRSALTATSPGATTVSRRTSAPSEATAAGH, encoded by the coding sequence GTGGTCCTGCTGACCGCCTGCGCCTCCTTCTCGCCGGACAACGGCTTCGACAGTGTGAAGAACGCCGTGAACCAGCGAACTTCCGCCGAACCGCGTTGGGCGCGAACCGATGCGGAGCGCGGCGAAGTCCGGCAGGCCGTCACGAGTCTGCTCGGTCAACCGCTCACGGCGGATGCCGCCGTGCAGATCGCGCTCATGAACAATCGCGGTTTACAGGCCACGTATTCGGACCTCGGCATTGCCGAGGCCGATCTCGTCCAGGCCGGCCGCCTGCCGAATCCCCGGTTCGCTTTCGAGCGCCTCGTGCGCGGCGATGAGCTCGAGATCGGGCGCGCCTTCATCGTGAACGTGCTGAGCTTGCTGACCATGCCCGCGCGCACGCAGATCGAGCAGCGTCGTTTCGCCGTCGCCAAGACACGTGTCGCGGGAGAAGCCGCCCGCGTCGCTGCCGATACGCGCCGGGCTTGGTACTCTGCCGTGGCTGCGCAGGAAGGCGTGAAGTACATGCAGCAGGTGAAGGACGCCGCCGAAGCGAGCGCGGAGCTCGCCCAGCGCATGGCTCGCGCAGGCAACTTCAGCAAGCTCGACCAGGCCCGGGAGCAGGTGTTCTACGCCGAAACGACGGCGCAGCTCGCTCGCGTGTCGCAGGCCGCGGTCGCCGAACGCGAGAATCTCACGCGGCTCATGGGGCTCTGGGGTGAACACATCCGCTTCACGTTGCCCGAACGGCTGCCGGACCTGCCCAAGGCACCTCAACAGCTCGAGCAGGCCGAATCCGACGCGCTCCGGCAACGCCTCGACGTGCAGGCGGCTATGCAGGAGGCCGAAAGCGTCGCGTCGTCGCTGGGCCTCACACGCGTAACGGGCTTCATCAGCCTCCTCGAGGTCGGCTACCAGCACAACAGCGAAACAGGAAAGCCGCCGCAGAAGGGTTTCGAGGTCGAGCTGCGCCTGCCGATCTTCGACACCGGAAATGCGCGCGTCGTCCGGGCTCAGCACACGTACATGCAGGCGGTCGAGCGCGCCGCCGAGCTGGCGGTGCGCGCGCGCTCGGAAGTCCGCGAAGCGACGAATGGTTATCGCACGACCTACGACCTCGCCCGGCATTACCGCGATGAGATCGTCCCGCTGCGCAAGCGGATCTCCGATGAGAACGTGTTGCGCTACAACGGCATGTTGATAAGCGTCTTCGAGCTGCTCGCCGACGCACGGCAACAGGTAGCCAGCGTGAACGCCTATATCGAGGCGCTGCGCGACTTCTGGATCGCCGACGCGAATCTCCGCAGCGCACTCACCGCGACATCTCCCGGTGCGACCACAGTGTCGCGCCGAACCTCCGCGCCGTCCGAAGCGACTGCGGCTGGCCATTGA
- a CDS encoding copper oxidase, which produces MTNRRNFLRTTGGMLGAAVVSKAAMGAVPEAALQTSPQTQPPLEPSNGRPYQPVVTLNGWTLPWRMNNGWKEFHLVAEPVVRELAPGMKTHLWGYNGQSPGPTLECVEGDKVRIFVTNKLPEATSIHWHGIILPNGMDGVSGLTQPHIPVGKTFVYEFVMGKSGSFMYHPHADEMVQMAMGMMGSIVVHPKNPKFMPVDRDFVFLLSAFMIEPGAYTPKVAEMLDFNLWTFNSRVFPGIDAMPVRLGDRVRVRIGNLTMTNHPLHIHGHHMEVTCTDGGWVPKSARWPETTIDIGVGQVRSFEFVADNPGDWPLHCHKSHHTMNAMGHNVPTMIGVDHRGIAEKIMKLVPDYMVMGERGMSDMSEMEMPLPENTLPMMTGKGPFGPIEMGGMFTVFKIRDGLARNDYKDPGWYKHPQGTVSYEWTGAPLATERAPAQAVSAPKAREFRAVKPSGHSGH; this is translated from the coding sequence ATGACGAACAGACGAAATTTCCTGCGAACAACCGGTGGCATGCTCGGCGCGGCCGTGGTGAGCAAGGCGGCCATGGGCGCCGTGCCCGAAGCCGCGTTGCAAACCAGCCCGCAGACGCAGCCACCGCTCGAGCCGTCGAACGGCCGCCCGTATCAGCCGGTAGTGACGCTCAACGGCTGGACGCTGCCGTGGCGCATGAATAACGGGTGGAAGGAATTCCACCTGGTCGCAGAACCGGTGGTGCGCGAGCTCGCGCCCGGCATGAAAACACATCTCTGGGGCTACAACGGACAGTCGCCGGGGCCCACGCTCGAATGCGTCGAGGGCGACAAGGTGCGCATCTTCGTCACCAACAAGCTCCCGGAGGCCACTAGCATCCACTGGCACGGGATCATCCTGCCGAACGGCATGGACGGCGTCTCGGGCCTGACGCAGCCGCACATCCCCGTGGGCAAGACCTTCGTCTACGAATTCGTGATGGGCAAATCGGGGAGCTTCATGTACCACCCGCACGCCGACGAGATGGTGCAGATGGCAATGGGCATGATGGGCTCGATCGTCGTGCACCCGAAGAATCCGAAGTTCATGCCGGTCGATCGCGACTTCGTGTTCCTGCTCTCGGCTTTCATGATCGAGCCGGGCGCGTACACACCGAAGGTCGCCGAGATGCTCGACTTCAATCTCTGGACCTTCAACAGCCGCGTGTTCCCCGGCATCGACGCCATGCCCGTGCGGCTCGGCGACCGTGTGCGGGTGAGGATCGGCAACCTCACGATGACCAACCACCCGCTGCACATCCACGGCCACCACATGGAGGTAACCTGCACCGACGGCGGCTGGGTGCCGAAAAGCGCGCGGTGGCCCGAAACGACGATCGATATCGGCGTCGGGCAGGTGCGCTCGTTCGAATTCGTCGCGGACAACCCCGGCGACTGGCCCCTGCACTGCCACAAGTCGCATCACACCATGAACGCGATGGGGCACAACGTTCCCACCATGATCGGCGTCGACCACCGCGGTATCGCCGAGAAGATCATGAAGCTCGTTCCCGACTACATGGTGATGGGCGAACGCGGTATGAGCGACATGAGCGAGATGGAGATGCCGCTGCCCGAGAACACGCTGCCGATGATGACCGGCAAAGGGCCGTTCGGACCGATCGAGATGGGCGGCATGTTCACGGTCTTCAAGATCCGTGACGGGCTCGCACGCAACGACTACAAGGATCCCGGTTGGTACAAACACCCGCAAGGCACCGTCTCGTACGAATGGACCGGCGCACCGCTCGCCACAGAGCGTGCGCCGGCGCAAGCCGTCTCGGCACCTAAGGCCCGAGAGTTCCGCGCGGTGAAGCCGTCCGGACATTCCGGCCACTGA
- a CDS encoding cupredoxin family protein yields MKFWNLPAALVVLATTVPAFAHGEKPHTSKPEDRAISTEDKAFGREGDPKRVSRRVSIEMSDQMRFKPGSIQVKRGETVRLEVTNAGKVMHEMVLGTMKELQEHAELMRKHPGMEHDEPYMAHVAPGKTERIVWSFDKPGEFYYGCLIPGHFEAGMVGRVVVR; encoded by the coding sequence ATGAAGTTCTGGAACCTACCGGCCGCGCTGGTCGTGCTCGCCACGACCGTGCCGGCGTTTGCTCACGGCGAGAAGCCGCATACCTCGAAACCTGAAGACCGAGCGATATCAACCGAAGATAAAGCGTTCGGCCGCGAGGGCGACCCGAAGCGCGTCTCTCGCAGGGTAAGCATCGAAATGAGTGACCAGATGCGCTTCAAACCCGGGTCGATCCAGGTGAAGCGCGGCGAGACCGTGCGGCTGGAAGTCACGAACGCCGGCAAGGTCATGCACGAGATGGTGCTCGGCACGATGAAAGAGCTGCAGGAGCACGCGGAGCTGATGCGCAAGCACCCGGGCATGGAACACGACGAGCCCTACATGGCGCACGTCGCGCCCGGCAAGACCGAACGCATCGTCTGGAGCTTCGATAAACCGGGCGAGTTCTATTACGGGTGCCTCATCCCCGGCCATTTCGAAGCGGGCATGGTCGGGCGCGTCGTCGTGCGCTGA
- a CDS encoding copper-binding protein produces the protein MKQVLSALALSTALLGAAPAFATTHGNAAQSASTTLTQGEIRKVDKDAKKLTIRHQAITNLDMPPMTMVFQVQDTAVLDQVKVGDKVRFAADKKDGAFIVTAVEADR, from the coding sequence ATGAAACAGGTTCTTTCCGCACTCGCACTCTCCACCGCCCTGCTTGGCGCGGCGCCGGCATTCGCGACCACGCATGGAAACGCGGCTCAGTCGGCCTCGACGACGCTGACACAGGGCGAGATCCGCAAGGTCGACAAGGATGCGAAGAAGCTGACGATTCGTCACCAGGCAATTACGAATCTCGATATGCCGCCGATGACGATGGTGTTCCAGGTTCAGGACACCGCCGTGCTCGATCAGGTGAAAGTCGGCGACAAGGTGCGATTCGCCGCCGACAAAAAGGATGGCGCGTTCATCGTGACGGCCGTGGAAGCAGACCGCTAA
- a CDS encoding cytochrome c — MTRSRLVRPLLLFCGALALLGVGVAAFVWSGVYGIGADDPHAKPVEAALQRLRERSVAVRAKGIEVPSDLDHTKRVEAGAQHYAEMCAGCHLAPGITRSELREGLYPQPPSLVEASPRDSGSAFWIIKHGIKMSAMPAWGKSHDDEAIWSMVAFVRKLPTLSPADYRELAGQAGTNHVHGHTEPPHSAAHDASAPPTRASEPVTRKSGSHAHGHGQHHRH; from the coding sequence ATGACTCGCTCGCGGCTAGTCCGCCCTTTGTTGCTGTTCTGCGGCGCGCTGGCGCTTCTCGGCGTCGGGGTCGCGGCATTCGTATGGTCTGGCGTTTACGGCATTGGCGCAGATGATCCCCATGCCAAGCCCGTTGAGGCCGCGCTCCAGCGACTCCGCGAACGGTCGGTCGCGGTCCGCGCAAAAGGCATCGAGGTGCCCTCGGACCTGGATCATACGAAGCGCGTGGAAGCTGGCGCGCAGCACTACGCGGAGATGTGCGCCGGGTGTCACCTTGCGCCTGGCATAACGCGCTCGGAGCTGCGGGAGGGGCTTTATCCGCAGCCGCCGTCGCTTGTCGAGGCGTCCCCTCGCGATTCCGGATCAGCGTTCTGGATCATCAAGCACGGCATCAAGATGAGCGCCATGCCGGCATGGGGAAAGTCACACGACGACGAAGCGATCTGGAGCATGGTCGCCTTCGTGCGGAAGCTGCCGACGCTGTCCCCTGCGGATTACCGGGAGCTCGCGGGACAGGCCGGCACGAACCACGTCCATGGACACACCGAGCCCCCGCACTCGGCCGCACATGACGCCAGCGCGCCACCGACTCGGGCCTCAGAACCGGTCACGCGCAAGTCAGGATCGCACGCACATGGGCATGGACAGCATCATCGGCATTGA
- a CDS encoding DUF305 domain-containing protein, whose amino-acid sequence MIPDKLRQTLTVLVLAAAFAPAAAFAADADSSKSGMAGHDMKGGKGGGSSIEMHQQMMQGMKEMQSMKPTGDFDRDFATMMRHHHQQGVRMAEQELKNGKDKKMRDMAQKIIDSQKKEIAEFDEWLKANPSKTGGTK is encoded by the coding sequence ATGATTCCCGACAAACTTCGTCAGACGCTTACCGTTCTCGTCCTCGCGGCCGCGTTCGCGCCGGCAGCGGCCTTTGCCGCAGACGCCGATAGCTCGAAGAGCGGCATGGCAGGGCACGACATGAAAGGCGGCAAGGGCGGTGGCTCGTCGATCGAGATGCACCAGCAGATGATGCAGGGCATGAAGGAAATGCAGTCCATGAAGCCGACCGGCGACTTCGACCGGGACTTCGCCACGATGATGCGGCACCACCATCAGCAGGGCGTGCGCATGGCGGAGCAGGAGCTCAAGAACGGGAAGGACAAGAAGATGCGCGACATGGCCCAGAAGATCATCGACAGCCAGAAGAAGGAGATCGCCGAGTTCGACGAGTGGCTGAAGGCGAACCCGTCCAAGACCGGTGGGACCAAGTAG
- a CDS encoding DUF2933 domain-containing protein: MEQEHRHGHVALRAKWVLLGFLLVAGYFVIAEHRAHLSGVLQYLPLLLVLACPLMHVFMHGRHGHHHGRGRTDDREQS; this comes from the coding sequence ATGGAACAGGAACATCGGCACGGACACGTAGCGTTGCGGGCCAAGTGGGTGTTGCTCGGATTCCTCCTGGTCGCCGGCTACTTCGTGATCGCGGAACATCGCGCGCACCTGAGCGGCGTGCTGCAATACCTTCCGCTGCTGCTCGTGCTCGCCTGTCCGCTCATGCACGTGTTCATGCACGGTCGACATGGCCATCATCACGGCCGCGGCCGGACGGATGATCGGGAGCAATCATGA
- a CDS encoding isoprenylcysteine carboxylmethyltransferase family protein has translation MNEQSAYGLWSLVVLNSLVFIIFAFSFAKPQSARDWRSFGAFSAFIVALFTEMYGFPLTIYFLSGWLASRFPGIDFLTHDAGHLLEMMFGWRANPHFGPFHIASNVLIFGGFILLARAWKVLYEAQRARALATTGPYARMRHPQYVGFVAILLGFLLQWPTLLTLAMFPVLVAMYARLAVSEERDMLSQFGAAYAAYARRTPRFVPQLRARLAPNP, from the coding sequence ATGAACGAGCAGTCTGCCTACGGGCTTTGGTCGCTGGTTGTCCTCAATTCGCTGGTCTTCATCATTTTCGCGTTCAGCTTCGCGAAGCCGCAGAGCGCGCGTGATTGGCGGTCCTTCGGCGCCTTTTCGGCGTTCATCGTCGCGCTGTTCACGGAGATGTACGGCTTTCCGCTGACGATCTATTTTCTTTCTGGCTGGCTCGCGAGCCGTTTCCCCGGGATCGATTTTCTGACCCACGACGCGGGGCACCTGCTCGAGATGATGTTCGGGTGGCGCGCGAACCCGCATTTCGGCCCTTTCCATATCGCGAGTAACGTGCTGATCTTCGGCGGGTTCATCCTTCTGGCGCGGGCCTGGAAGGTCTTGTATGAAGCGCAGCGCGCACGCGCCCTCGCAACGACGGGACCATACGCCCGGATGCGTCATCCGCAATACGTGGGATTCGTCGCAATACTGCTCGGGTTCCTGCTGCAGTGGCCTACGCTGCTGACGCTTGCGATGTTCCCCGTGCTTGTCGCGATGTACGCACGCCTCGCCGTCTCAGAGGAACGCGACATGCTGTCGCAGTTCGGCGCGGCCTATGCGGCATACGCGCGGCGCACGCCCCGATTCGTCCCGCAGCTTCGTGCCCGCCTAGCGCCTAATCCGTAG
- a CDS encoding MerR family DNA-binding protein: MAKAAGVGVETVRFYERRGLIAQPAKLNGAYRRYSGDHVRRIQFVKRSQELGFKLEEIESLLKLEDGTDRRSVQRIATARLEQVRERIADLRRIERTLSHLLDDCRKGTGHRCPIISAIATD, from the coding sequence GTGGCGAAGGCCGCAGGGGTAGGCGTTGAGACCGTCCGCTTTTACGAGCGCCGAGGGCTGATCGCGCAGCCGGCCAAGCTCAACGGAGCCTACCGGCGCTACAGCGGCGATCACGTCCGGCGCATCCAGTTCGTCAAGCGGTCGCAGGAGCTCGGGTTCAAGCTTGAAGAGATCGAGTCGCTTCTCAAGCTCGAGGACGGCACCGATCGACGCAGTGTGCAACGAATCGCCACCGCGCGGCTGGAGCAGGTGCGCGAGCGCATCGCCGACCTGCGCCGCATCGAGCGCACGCTGAGCCATCTCCTCGACGATTGCAGGAAGGGTACCGGCCACCGCTGTCCGATCATCAGCGCGATCGCTACGGATTAG
- a CDS encoding copper-translocating P-type ATPase, which produces MDRHDHHHQGHVHGEGHEHAHGHAHQAGPAAAAAPVRKGAKYTCPMHPEIVRDAAGDCPICGMALVPIPGTGEADDSELRDLTRRFWIGTVLSIPLVVLAMSPMLGYHEPFGLLPRVRAWVEFALGTPVVLWVGKPILRKFWLSLTHRNLNMYTLIGLGVGLAYLFSLAAVFMPGLFPQEFREHDGAVGTYFEAAAVIVTLVLLGDLLQVRAMGRTSQAISELLRLAPNLAWRVREDGTEEQVPLDTVVVGDRLRVKPGEKIPVDGSVVEGSSRVDESMITGEPVPVAKGAGDKATGGTVNGTGSFIIRAERVGSDTLLSRIVHMVGEAQRTRAPIQRLADVIAARFVQIVIAIAILTAAIWWFFGPEPATTYALLNAVAVLIIACPCAVGLATPISMTVAMGEGARSGILFRTAEAIERMRDIDTVVVDKTGTLTLGRPALTDFEAHGISRDGALALLASTERPSEHPIAHAIVEAANSAGLDIPAAVDFEAINGLGVQARVADRNVLVGSRAFMEQRDIDSEQWHARADSLRSEAKTVVFLAVDGKAVALAAIADPIKESTPDAIAALKEAGVQVVMLTGDSQRTADAVARQLGIDVAIGEVLPEHKAKHVKELQQQGRKVAMAGDGINDAPALAQADVGIAMGTGTDIAMESAGVTLVKGDLRGIARAAALSRATMRNIRQNLVFAFGYNALGIPIAAGVLYPIAGILLSPVFAGAAMALSSVSVVTNALRLRRWTGH; this is translated from the coding sequence ATGGATCGCCACGACCACCACCACCAGGGCCATGTGCACGGCGAAGGCCACGAGCACGCGCACGGCCACGCGCACCAGGCCGGGCCAGCGGCCGCCGCCGCGCCGGTGCGGAAGGGCGCCAAGTACACCTGCCCGATGCATCCCGAGATCGTCCGGGACGCGGCGGGAGACTGCCCGATCTGCGGCATGGCCCTCGTGCCGATTCCCGGCACCGGCGAGGCGGACGATTCCGAGCTCCGCGATCTGACGCGTCGATTCTGGATCGGCACGGTGCTGAGCATTCCGCTGGTCGTGCTGGCGATGTCGCCGATGCTCGGCTACCACGAGCCTTTCGGGCTTCTACCGCGCGTGCGCGCCTGGGTCGAATTCGCGCTCGGCACGCCTGTCGTGCTGTGGGTCGGCAAGCCCATCCTGCGCAAGTTCTGGCTGTCTCTCACGCACCGGAACCTGAACATGTACACGCTGATCGGGCTCGGCGTCGGGCTCGCCTACCTGTTCAGCCTCGCGGCTGTGTTCATGCCCGGCCTCTTTCCCCAGGAGTTTCGCGAGCACGACGGGGCCGTCGGCACCTACTTCGAAGCCGCTGCCGTGATCGTCACGCTTGTGTTGCTGGGTGACCTGCTCCAGGTTCGAGCGATGGGCCGTACTAGCCAGGCGATCAGCGAACTGCTGCGGCTCGCGCCCAACCTGGCTTGGCGTGTGCGGGAAGACGGCACCGAAGAGCAGGTCCCGCTGGATACCGTGGTGGTCGGAGATCGACTGCGCGTCAAACCGGGCGAAAAGATCCCGGTCGACGGCAGCGTGGTCGAGGGCTCCAGTCGCGTCGACGAATCGATGATCACCGGGGAACCGGTCCCCGTCGCAAAGGGCGCCGGCGATAAGGCGACGGGCGGCACCGTCAACGGCACGGGCTCGTTCATCATTCGCGCGGAACGCGTCGGCTCGGACACACTCCTGTCCCGCATCGTTCACATGGTCGGAGAGGCCCAGCGCACCCGTGCGCCTATCCAGAGGCTCGCGGACGTGATCGCGGCCCGTTTCGTTCAGATCGTCATCGCTATCGCGATCCTGACCGCGGCGATCTGGTGGTTTTTCGGCCCCGAACCGGCGACCACTTACGCTCTGCTCAACGCGGTTGCCGTGCTGATCATCGCGTGTCCCTGCGCGGTCGGCCTGGCGACGCCGATCTCGATGACCGTAGCCATGGGTGAAGGCGCGCGCAGCGGGATTCTCTTCAGGACCGCCGAAGCGATAGAGCGCATGCGTGACATCGACACGGTCGTGGTGGACAAGACAGGCACGCTGACCCTGGGGCGCCCCGCCCTCACGGACTTTGAGGCGCACGGCATCTCCCGCGACGGCGCGTTAGCATTGCTCGCGTCCACAGAGCGCCCGTCGGAGCATCCGATCGCGCATGCGATCGTCGAGGCGGCGAACAGCGCAGGGCTCGATATTCCAGCTGCCGTTGATTTCGAAGCTATCAACGGCCTCGGCGTGCAAGCCCGCGTCGCGGATCGCAACGTGCTCGTCGGCAGTCGCGCGTTCATGGAACAGCGCGACATCGATTCGGAACAGTGGCATGCACGCGCCGACTCGCTGCGGTCAGAAGCCAAGACGGTCGTATTCCTGGCGGTCGACGGCAAAGCCGTGGCGCTCGCCGCGATCGCCGATCCGATAAAGGAAAGCACGCCGGACGCAATAGCCGCCTTGAAGGAAGCAGGCGTGCAAGTCGTCATGTTGACCGGCGACTCGCAGCGCACCGCCGACGCAGTAGCGCGGCAACTCGGCATTGACGTCGCGATCGGCGAGGTGCTGCCGGAGCACAAGGCGAAGCACGTGAAGGAGCTTCAGCAGCAAGGGCGCAAGGTTGCCATGGCCGGCGACGGTATCAACGATGCACCCGCCCTGGCTCAGGCGGACGTGGGTATCGCGATGGGCACCGGAACCGATATCGCGATGGAGAGCGCCGGGGTTACGCTCGTGAAGGGCGATCTGCGCGGCATCGCGCGAGCGGCGGCGTTATCCCGCGCGACGATGCGGAACATCCGCCAGAATCTCGTGTTTGCGTTCGGCTATAACGCGCTCGGAATCCCGATCGCTGCAGGGGTGCTCTATCCGATCGCGGGGATTCTGTTGTCACCGGTGTTCGCCGGCGCGGCGATGGCGTTGAGCTCGGTGTCCGTTGTCACGAATGCCTTGCGCCTTCGGCGCTGGACGGGGCATTGA
- a CDS encoding ribbon-helix-helix protein, CopG family gives MTLTVRLDAALDTRVDQEAKRLGITKSEFVKDAIERVLGIKNPAALLEAVRSRKPMGKPDASENVSAQMRAKLRAKRPR, from the coding sequence ATGACGCTCACCGTGAGACTGGATGCGGCGCTCGACACCAGGGTGGACCAGGAAGCCAAGCGTCTCGGCATTACCAAATCCGAGTTCGTCAAGGACGCTATCGAGCGGGTCCTGGGGATCAAGAACCCGGCCGCGCTTCTCGAGGCAGTTCGAAGCCGCAAACCGATGGGCAAACCGGACGCCTCCGAGAATGTCTCCGCGCAAATGAGGGCGAAGCTGCGTGCGAAGCGTCCTCGTTGA
- a CDS encoding tripartite tricarboxylate transporter substrate-binding protein yields the protein MCSPNPQPVQIAGGVGGHGSTGQVVAEMLKELARIDIRHVPYRGAAHAVVDLVGGHIEAVSVTLTTVSPQIHVGKACALAMSSPSRVADYPDVPTFSESGYPQLVASVWFSLSGPACMPPEIVNRLNAEVRRILQLPDVRQRLRADAIEPGTLDAKTFTAFVAAGLARWTPIVRKAGGPGR from the coding sequence GTGTGCTCGCCGAATCCGCAGCCGGTACAAATCGCTGGCGGAGTGGGCGGGCACGGCAGCACCGGTCAGGTCGTTGCCGAGATGCTGAAAGAGCTTGCGCGTATCGACATCCGCCATGTGCCCTACCGGGGCGCGGCTCACGCGGTGGTCGATCTCGTCGGCGGTCACATCGAGGCGGTGTCGGTGACGCTCACGACGGTCTCGCCGCAGATACACGTCGGGAAAGCTTGCGCGCTTGCGATGAGCTCCCCGTCGCGTGTTGCGGACTACCCGGATGTGCCGACATTCAGCGAATCGGGTTATCCGCAGCTCGTCGCCTCGGTGTGGTTCTCGCTTTCAGGCCCGGCCTGCATGCCGCCGGAGATCGTCAACCGCCTCAATGCAGAGGTGCGGCGCATCCTGCAACTGCCCGACGTCCGCCAGCGGCTGCGCGCGGACGCGATCGAGCCCGGAACCCTCGACGCGAAAACGTTCACGGCTTTCGTCGCCGCCGGGCTCGCGCGCTGGACGCCGATCGTTCGCAAGGCCGGCGGACCCGGGAGGTAG